In Allomuricauda ruestringensis DSM 13258, the following proteins share a genomic window:
- a CDS encoding type II toxin-antitoxin system RelE/ParE family toxin, whose amino-acid sequence MYEVRVITTYKSIRILCFFDDGNLVVLANCFVKKTQKTPRKEIKLAEKLKKEYLKNKK is encoded by the coding sequence ATTTATGAGGTGCGTGTGATTACGACCTACAAAAGCATACGGATTCTATGTTTTTTCGACGATGGGAATTTGGTTGTGCTTGCAAACTGTTTTGTAAAGAAAACCCAAAAGACACCAAGAAAAGAAATCAAACTTGCTGAGAAATTAAAAAAGGAATATTTAAAAAATAAAAAATAG
- a CDS encoding IPExxxVDY family protein: MGMLTTHKISADLYDDSFSLIAIHCDLEDYAITYAINSTCGLYLKRMKKDLHLNENMSFSVFDWDDEMNDVYWTLISNKCEIEEEIPSVGLFENNISRRTDYLVKERKEVDYFLKVDAADETLFSQKINSINQIAKVITAYPLETQNLKSKRNLIF, encoded by the coding sequence ATGGGCATGTTAACAACGCACAAGATATCAGCTGATCTGTATGATGACAGTTTTTCGCTCATCGCCATACACTGTGATTTGGAAGATTATGCTATTACCTATGCCATAAATTCCACCTGTGGGCTATATTTGAAACGGATGAAAAAAGACCTTCATCTCAATGAAAATATGTCTTTCTCCGTATTCGATTGGGACGATGAAATGAACGATGTCTATTGGACACTGATTTCGAACAAGTGCGAAATTGAAGAAGAAATACCTTCGGTAGGGTTGTTTGAAAACAATATTTCCAGAAGGACCGATTATTTGGTGAAAGAACGAAAAGAAGTGGATTATTTTTTGAAAGTAGATGCAGCTGATGAAACTTTGTTTTCACAAAAAATAAATTCCATCAACCAGATTGCCAAGGTAATAACAGCATATCCATTAGAAACACAAAACTTAAAATCAAAAAGAAATTTAATCTTTTAA
- a CDS encoding lysoplasmalogenase — MVAKSLKAAGTINILIVISAVLAIYFGLYDHKQLFMIFKPLTTILVITLPFFTPKKSCVQLGRMVTIALAFCLLGDVLLLFENYFLFGLVAFLVAHILFVVSFIQYKGFYKNWISFLVLFCIGGVLFFWLRPGLGDLLLPVSIYVVIITFMAWQGVGLYLRERNNAHAYITMGVLFFMLSDTLLAIAKFMTPFYLSGPLILATYWLSISLIANATRKIVLKPAIGAHTRKPN, encoded by the coding sequence ATGGTAGCCAAATCCTTAAAAGCAGCAGGAACAATCAATATATTGATTGTAATTAGTGCCGTTTTGGCCATTTACTTTGGTCTTTACGACCACAAGCAACTTTTTATGATATTCAAGCCGTTGACCACGATTTTGGTAATCACTTTACCCTTCTTTACTCCCAAAAAGAGCTGTGTTCAATTAGGTAGAATGGTCACTATCGCCTTGGCTTTCTGTTTGCTAGGGGATGTACTGTTGCTTTTTGAAAACTACTTTTTATTTGGCCTTGTAGCGTTTTTAGTGGCCCATATTCTATTTGTAGTGTCATTTATCCAATACAAGGGATTTTACAAAAACTGGATTTCCTTTTTGGTGCTGTTTTGCATAGGCGGGGTATTGTTCTTCTGGTTAAGGCCGGGTTTAGGAGATTTGCTGCTGCCCGTTTCCATTTATGTGGTGATAATCACGTTTATGGCATGGCAGGGGGTGGGCCTCTACCTACGTGAAAGGAACAATGCACACGCATATATTACTATGGGTGTATTGTTCTTTATGCTTTCGGACACCCTATTGGCGATTGCCAAATTCATGACCCCATTTTACCTATCGGGCCCATTGATTTTGGCTACATATTGGTTAAGCATCAGTTTGATTGCGAACGCTACTCGCAAAATAGTTTTAAAACCAGCAATCGGTGCACATACGAGAAAACCGAACTAA
- a CDS encoding helix-turn-helix domain-containing protein, translating into MKNVTDFEDVLIEKYGKKGTERRDKYDAESLAFRLGIMLKEARKEANLTQKELAERTGTKKSYISRIERGLSDIQISTYYKLIEIGLGKHLNIQIR; encoded by the coding sequence ATGAAAAATGTAACGGACTTTGAGGACGTCCTCATCGAAAAATATGGCAAGAAAGGAACTGAAAGACGAGATAAATATGATGCGGAATCTCTTGCTTTCAGACTAGGTATTATGTTAAAAGAAGCTCGAAAAGAGGCAAATTTGACACAAAAAGAGCTTGCTGAAAGAACAGGAACAAAAAAAAGCTATATCTCTCGAATTGAACGTGGATTAAGCGACATTCAAATTTCGACCTATTACAAGCTGATTGAGATTGGGCTCGGAAAACATCTGAATATACAAATAAGGTAA
- a CDS encoding Zn-dependent hydrolase, whose amino-acid sequence MKHLLTPVLTIFSFGILIAQQSDLKINQDRLEKRIFNLAEFGLQENGETERVAFSDADIEARNWVIETLKGFGMEVKVDAAGNIIGTRDGTDTSKKPIAFGSHIDRVPNGGNYDGCLGSMAALEVIETLNENNIKTNHPLEVIIFPNEEGGVMGSRAMAGNLGKSALSVVNSTGYSMGEGIMRIGGDTTKLEEAKREKNSLAAFLELHIEQGGKLEKEKLDIGVVEGIVGLNWWDVVFTGFANHAGTTPMNARQDALLAAAKYIVAVNEITNSFEGTQVGTVGRIKAEPGAPNVIPGKVIASLEIRDLSSEVIQKVYEAIKEKTEEIAKASDVSVEFLPLDTTAEPALTDTNIQKEIEASAKALGLTYQYMPSGAGHDAQDISRFAPVGMIFVPSKGGISHSPKEFTSAEDMANGANVLLHSILSLDKKLD is encoded by the coding sequence TGAAAAAAGAATATTTAATCTTGCCGAATTCGGCCTTCAAGAGAATGGTGAAACCGAGCGGGTTGCCTTTAGCGATGCTGACATAGAGGCCCGAAATTGGGTGATTGAAACCCTAAAGGGTTTTGGAATGGAGGTGAAAGTTGATGCGGCAGGGAACATCATAGGTACTAGGGACGGAACAGATACATCAAAAAAGCCAATTGCTTTTGGCTCCCATATTGATAGGGTACCAAACGGCGGAAATTACGATGGTTGTTTGGGTTCCATGGCAGCTTTGGAAGTGATTGAAACCCTAAACGAGAACAATATAAAAACCAACCACCCGCTTGAAGTCATCATTTTTCCGAATGAAGAAGGTGGTGTGATGGGGAGCAGGGCCATGGCAGGAAACCTTGGGAAATCGGCCCTATCGGTGGTAAATTCTACGGGATATTCCATGGGTGAGGGCATTATGCGAATTGGTGGAGATACCACGAAATTGGAAGAGGCCAAACGCGAAAAAAATAGCTTAGCAGCTTTCTTGGAACTTCATATTGAACAAGGGGGCAAGCTCGAAAAAGAAAAACTGGATATTGGCGTTGTCGAAGGCATTGTTGGCCTTAATTGGTGGGATGTTGTCTTTACAGGCTTTGCGAACCACGCAGGCACTACCCCCATGAACGCTAGACAAGATGCGCTGCTGGCTGCCGCCAAATATATTGTGGCCGTAAACGAGATTACCAATAGCTTCGAAGGAACCCAAGTGGGCACAGTGGGTCGAATTAAGGCCGAGCCTGGTGCTCCAAACGTAATACCTGGTAAGGTCATTGCAAGTTTAGAGATACGTGACCTATCCTCTGAAGTGATTCAAAAGGTGTATGAGGCTATCAAGGAAAAAACGGAGGAGATAGCCAAAGCTTCCGATGTGTCCGTGGAATTTTTGCCCTTGGACACTACAGCGGAGCCTGCCTTGACCGATACAAACATTCAAAAGGAAATCGAGGCATCAGCAAAGGCTCTTGGGTTAACCTATCAATATATGCCCAGTGGCGCAGGCCATGACGCTCAAGACATATCAAGATTTGCACCTGTTGGGATGATCTTTGTGCCGAGCAAAGGGGGTATCAGCCATTCCCCTAAAGAGTTTACTTCGGCAGAAGATATGGCAAATGGCGCCAATGTACTTCTGCATTCCATTTTGTCCTTGGACAAGAAGTTGGATTGA
- a CDS encoding CYTH domain-containing protein, with product MEHLEIERKFLVKSDEFKQKATSQTRIVQGFLNTDSDRTVRVRISGDKGFLTVKGASNESGTTRFEWETEITAAEATNLIDLCEAGILEKIRFEVPFGNHLYEVDEFLSENKGLILAEVELNHEDERFEKPEWLGEEVTGQIQYYNSQLSKKPFREW from the coding sequence ATGGAACACTTGGAAATAGAACGAAAGTTTTTAGTTAAATCTGATGAGTTTAAGCAGAAGGCCACATCTCAAACCCGAATAGTGCAGGGATTCTTGAATACAGACTCTGATAGAACCGTGCGAGTGAGAATTAGTGGCGACAAAGGTTTTTTAACCGTAAAAGGGGCCAGCAACGAATCGGGAACCACAAGATTTGAATGGGAAACGGAAATTACTGCTGCAGAGGCGACCAACCTTATTGATTTGTGCGAAGCAGGCATTTTAGAAAAAATACGTTTTGAGGTGCCCTTTGGAAATCATTTGTATGAAGTGGATGAGTTTTTGAGCGAGAACAAAGGCCTCATTTTGGCAGAAGTAGAACTGAACCATGAAGACGAACGTTTTGAAAAGCCTGAATGGTTGGGTGAGGAAGTAACCGGTCAAATCCAATACTACAATTCCCAGTTAAGTAAAAAACCGTTCAGGGAATGGTAG
- the pyk gene encoding pyruvate kinase gives MPTRKKTKIVATLGPATSKKETLREMILAGVDVFRINFSHAAYEDVTERIKMIRELNEEMEVNTAILADLQGPKLRVGVMGGEVIVSPGDEVTFATGEPFEGTAERVYMNYKSFPKDVKAGERILLDDGKLIFEVKSTNGEDEVVATVIQGGPLKSKKGVNLPNTDISLPALTKKDIKDAIFAISQNVDWMALSFVRHAQDIYDLHNLIKEHTEHKIPVISKIEKPEALENIEEIVKASDGLMVARGDLGVEIPAQEVPLIQKQLVLSAKKGRIPVIIATQMMETMITSLTPTRAEVNDVANSVMDGADAVMLSGETSVGNYPVQVIEKMASIVTSVEGSSLIKVPQNPPHIRTKRYITKSVCYHAALMANEISAKAISTLTNSGYTAFQISAWRPAAHILVFTSNKRILTQLNLLWGVNAFYYDKFVSTDQTIEDVNQIACNKGYLNVGDMLVSLAAMPIKEKGMVNTLRVTEIESCNF, from the coding sequence ATGCCAACTAGAAAGAAGACTAAAATTGTAGCAACCCTCGGCCCAGCTACCAGTAAGAAGGAAACCCTAAGGGAAATGATCTTGGCGGGAGTAGATGTTTTTAGAATAAACTTTTCACATGCAGCTTACGAAGATGTTACGGAGCGGATTAAAATGATAAGGGAGCTTAATGAAGAGATGGAAGTAAATACCGCCATACTTGCCGACCTGCAAGGGCCCAAACTAAGAGTTGGGGTAATGGGAGGAGAGGTCATTGTTTCTCCCGGTGATGAAGTAACTTTTGCTACGGGTGAGCCTTTTGAAGGGACTGCCGAAAGAGTGTACATGAACTACAAAAGCTTTCCAAAGGATGTAAAAGCGGGAGAGCGTATTCTATTGGACGATGGCAAACTTATTTTTGAAGTAAAGTCCACCAATGGAGAGGATGAGGTCGTAGCAACAGTAATACAAGGGGGGCCATTAAAATCCAAGAAAGGAGTAAACCTACCCAATACAGATATTTCTTTGCCAGCCCTTACAAAGAAGGATATTAAGGATGCCATTTTTGCAATAAGCCAAAACGTGGATTGGATGGCTTTGTCCTTTGTGCGGCACGCTCAAGACATATACGACCTTCATAACTTGATCAAGGAGCACACCGAGCACAAAATCCCGGTAATTTCCAAAATAGAAAAACCTGAAGCCCTTGAAAACATAGAGGAGATTGTGAAGGCTTCCGATGGACTTATGGTTGCCCGTGGTGATTTGGGCGTGGAAATCCCAGCGCAAGAAGTGCCATTGATTCAGAAACAATTGGTGTTGAGTGCCAAAAAAGGCAGAATACCGGTAATCATTGCCACCCAGATGATGGAAACCATGATTACCAGTTTAACACCAACTCGTGCGGAAGTGAACGATGTGGCCAACTCCGTAATGGACGGTGCCGATGCCGTAATGCTTTCTGGTGAAACATCGGTAGGGAACTATCCGGTTCAGGTTATTGAGAAAATGGCTAGCATTGTAACCAGTGTAGAAGGCTCCAGCTTGATCAAGGTACCTCAGAATCCACCACACATTCGTACCAAAAGATATATCACAAAATCTGTTTGCTACCATGCAGCATTGATGGCCAACGAAATTTCGGCAAAGGCAATTTCAACATTGACCAATAGTGGTTATACTGCTTTTCAGATTTCGGCTTGGAGGCCTGCTGCGCACATTCTTGTTTTTACATCGAACAAAAGGATTTTGACCCAGCTCAACCTTTTGTGGGGAGTCAACGCATTTTACTACGATAAATTTGTATCCACTGACCAAACCATTGAGGATGTGAACCAAATAGCCTGTAATAAAGGATATTTGAACGTTGGGGATATGCTCGTAAGTTTGGCAGCAATGCCCATTAAGGAAAAAGGTATGGTAAACACCTTGCGTGTAACCGAAATAGAAAGCTGTAATTTCTAA
- a CDS encoding M16 family metallopeptidase, whose amino-acid sequence MKKLLLAFIVGLLFASMNYGQSFQFKADDIDIDYKKYTLKNGLTLLVYEDHKAPIAAVNVWYHVGSKNEKPGKSGFAHLFEHLMFNGSENYNTDYFQALESIGGTDLNGTTNTDRTNYFQNVPVSALDQVLFLESDRMGHLLGAIDQEKLDEQRGVVQNEKRQGENQPYGMQWDYLTKAMYPKGHPYSWTVIGEMEDLNAASLEDVQEWFKSYYGAANAVVAVAGDIDAEEVHQKVIKYFGDIPSGPTVERQEVNIPNKIYDSRQEYEDRVPETRVLFAWNTPPFGFKEDLHFDLISAILTSGKNSRLYQKFIYQDQSASAAVSFQASSEIASRFITYLNVKEGEDSKKLEQELEAEIDKFIKEGPTEEELKRVKASYFANFIKGLERIGGFGGVSDILASNQTYHGDASYYKTKLKYVEEATIEDLKKTAAKWLTKGKHILVCKPFPEYDVVATSVDRSKLPELGAPKSSKFPELQRTQLSNGLNVVLAQREGVPTIVINLVADAGYKTDHLSNPGTAKLAMNLMDEGTKDMDALEINEQLQLLGASLNTFSSQDESNVYMSTLKPSFDASLDLFMDVVLNPIFPQKEFERLQKEQINDIKQEKSQPISMALRVMNKYLYGEDHPYSSPYTGTGYEDTVSKLTREDVVAFYNTWFKPNNSTLIVTGDVEMNELKSKLEKTLGKWKKGDVPNIVFNEPKTNTKNTLYLMNRPESQQSVILAGHLTEKYGDVSEIALEQMVNILGGDFTSRINMNLREDKHWSYGAGGFVIGSKEERPFIVYAPVQTDKTAESVTEIRKEISEFTSTRPATKEELEKVKTNQVLKLPGQWETNSSVNSSVRNLVRYDLPDDYYQKYDQNVRNLSVDDIKKVSNEVVQPERINWFMVGDRAEIIDKLDELGFDNIIEIDADGNPKKPAVEPVETDIKN is encoded by the coding sequence ATGAAAAAGTTACTTCTGGCCTTTATTGTTGGCCTACTCTTCGCTTCCATGAACTATGGACAGAGTTTTCAGTTCAAAGCAGATGATATTGACATCGATTACAAAAAATACACCCTAAAAAACGGCCTTACACTGTTGGTTTACGAAGACCATAAAGCCCCTATCGCTGCCGTTAACGTATGGTATCATGTGGGGTCTAAAAATGAAAAACCCGGGAAAAGTGGTTTTGCCCACTTATTTGAGCATTTGATGTTCAATGGAAGTGAAAACTACAACACCGATTATTTCCAAGCGTTGGAAAGTATTGGCGGAACCGACCTTAACGGTACTACAAACACGGATAGGACCAATTACTTTCAAAATGTACCTGTTTCTGCCTTAGATCAAGTGTTGTTTCTGGAATCTGACCGGATGGGACATTTACTGGGGGCCATTGATCAAGAAAAGTTGGACGAACAAAGAGGTGTGGTGCAAAACGAGAAAAGACAAGGGGAAAATCAACCCTACGGCATGCAGTGGGATTATTTGACCAAAGCCATGTATCCAAAAGGACATCCCTATTCATGGACTGTAATCGGGGAAATGGAAGATCTTAACGCCGCTTCTTTGGAGGATGTACAGGAATGGTTCAAATCTTACTATGGAGCGGCCAATGCAGTGGTTGCCGTAGCTGGTGATATTGATGCGGAGGAGGTTCATCAAAAAGTAATCAAGTATTTTGGAGATATCCCATCTGGCCCGACTGTGGAACGCCAAGAGGTCAATATTCCAAACAAAATCTATGATTCCCGTCAGGAATATGAAGACCGCGTTCCCGAGACCAGGGTACTCTTTGCTTGGAATACACCTCCGTTCGGATTCAAGGAAGATCTCCACTTTGATTTAATTTCCGCCATTCTTACCAGTGGAAAAAATTCAAGATTATATCAAAAGTTCATTTACCAAGATCAATCGGCAAGTGCCGCTGTTTCTTTCCAAGCATCGAGTGAGATTGCGAGCCGATTTATCACGTATTTAAATGTAAAAGAAGGAGAGGATTCCAAAAAACTGGAGCAAGAACTTGAGGCCGAGATCGATAAATTTATCAAAGAGGGCCCAACAGAAGAAGAACTTAAAAGGGTAAAGGCGAGTTACTTTGCCAATTTCATTAAAGGTTTGGAGCGTATAGGAGGCTTCGGTGGAGTTTCGGATATCCTGGCATCCAATCAAACCTACCATGGCGATGCATCCTATTATAAAACCAAGTTGAAGTATGTGGAAGAAGCGACCATCGAAGATTTAAAGAAAACTGCGGCTAAATGGCTTACCAAAGGAAAGCACATTTTGGTGTGCAAACCATTTCCGGAATATGATGTCGTAGCGACTTCAGTAGACAGAAGTAAATTGCCAGAACTGGGAGCGCCAAAAAGCTCAAAATTCCCAGAACTGCAACGCACCCAATTATCCAACGGACTCAATGTAGTTTTGGCCCAGCGCGAAGGAGTACCGACCATAGTGATAAACTTGGTGGCCGATGCAGGTTACAAGACCGATCACTTATCCAACCCCGGAACGGCCAAGTTGGCCATGAATTTGATGGATGAGGGAACCAAGGACATGGATGCCTTGGAAATCAACGAACAACTTCAGTTGCTCGGAGCATCTTTGAACACGTTTTCCAGCCAAGATGAATCCAATGTATACATGAGCACATTAAAACCGAGTTTTGATGCCAGTTTGGATCTATTTATGGATGTTGTGCTCAACCCCATTTTCCCACAAAAAGAATTTGAACGGCTTCAAAAAGAGCAGATCAATGATATAAAACAAGAAAAATCACAACCCATTTCCATGGCCTTACGGGTAATGAACAAATACCTTTATGGAGAAGATCATCCGTACAGCAGCCCATATACCGGAACGGGATATGAGGATACGGTTTCCAAATTGACCCGGGAAGATGTTGTAGCGTTCTACAATACTTGGTTCAAACCCAATAATTCCACCTTAATTGTTACAGGAGATGTGGAGATGAACGAGTTGAAGTCCAAATTGGAAAAAACCTTGGGCAAATGGAAAAAGGGAGATGTACCCAACATTGTTTTTAACGAGCCAAAGACCAATACAAAAAACACCCTGTACTTGATGAACAGACCAGAGTCGCAGCAATCCGTAATCCTTGCAGGGCATTTAACCGAAAAGTACGGTGATGTTTCCGAGATAGCCTTGGAGCAAATGGTGAATATTCTCGGGGGCGATTTTACTTCCCGGATCAATATGAATTTAAGGGAAGACAAACACTGGTCTTACGGAGCAGGAGGTTTTGTGATTGGCTCAAAAGAAGAACGCCCATTTATCGTGTATGCCCCAGTTCAAACGGATAAAACTGCGGAATCCGTAACCGAGATAAGAAAGGAAATATCCGAATTTACCTCTACACGGCCCGCAACCAAAGAAGAGCTTGAAAAGGTAAAAACCAATCAAGTGTTGAAACTTCCAGGACAATGGGAAACCAACAGCTCGGTCAACAGTTCGGTCAGGAATTTGGTCCGATATGATTTACCGGACGACTATTATCAGAAGTATGATCAAAACGTAAGGAATCTATCTGTGGACGATATCAAAAAAGTGAGCAATGAAGTGGTACAACCAGAAAGAATAAATTGGTTTATGGTGGGCGATAGGGCTGAAATTATAGACAAATTGGACGAACTCGGTTTTGATAACATCATAGAAATTGATGCCGATGGCAATCCCAAAAAACCTGCGGTAGAACCCGTGGAAACGGATATTAAAAATTAA
- the dinB gene encoding DNA polymerase IV, with product MDFDFPLRKIIHVDMDAFYASVEQHDNPELKGKPIAVGGGSKRGVVSAASYEARKFGVRSAMAGAIARRNCPELIFVRPRFDRYKEISKQIRGIFFEYTDLVEPLSLDEAYLDVTENKKGNPSATLIAQEIRNKIFDKTGLTASAGISINKFIAKVASDYNKPNGQKTVNPEEVIEFLENLDIRKFYGVGKVTAEKMYRLGIFTGFDLKQKSVDFLEKHFGKSGSYYYNVVRGIHLSSVKPHRIPKSVGAERTFFENLSSEIFMLEKLENIASELEKRLQKSKIAGKTITLKIKYSDFTLQTRSKTLPYFIASKDLILETAKELLYQSSLENSVRLLGISLANLNTEKKKESEKKESVLVQLKFDF from the coding sequence ATGGACTTCGATTTTCCGTTAAGAAAAATTATTCATGTGGACATGGATGCGTTTTACGCATCTGTAGAACAGCACGATAACCCGGAACTAAAAGGGAAACCCATTGCCGTTGGTGGAGGTTCCAAACGCGGTGTGGTATCGGCTGCGAGCTATGAAGCCAGAAAATTTGGGGTGCGAAGTGCCATGGCGGGGGCCATTGCCCGAAGAAATTGTCCTGAACTTATTTTTGTAAGACCCCGTTTTGATCGCTACAAAGAGATTTCCAAGCAAATTAGGGGCATCTTTTTTGAATATACGGATTTAGTGGAACCCCTTTCTTTGGATGAGGCCTATTTGGACGTTACCGAGAACAAAAAAGGAAATCCATCGGCCACCCTGATCGCGCAAGAAATACGTAACAAAATCTTTGACAAAACAGGATTAACGGCTTCGGCAGGAATCTCTATAAACAAGTTTATAGCCAAAGTTGCCAGCGATTACAACAAACCGAACGGGCAAAAAACGGTCAACCCCGAGGAAGTCATTGAATTCTTGGAAAACCTGGATATCCGAAAATTTTATGGTGTGGGTAAAGTAACTGCCGAAAAAATGTATCGCTTGGGCATTTTTACAGGATTCGACCTAAAGCAAAAGTCTGTGGATTTTTTAGAAAAGCATTTTGGAAAAAGCGGCAGCTACTATTACAATGTGGTACGGGGAATACATTTGAGCAGTGTAAAACCTCATCGGATTCCAAAATCGGTCGGAGCTGAGCGCACTTTTTTTGAAAATCTGAGCAGTGAAATCTTTATGCTGGAAAAATTGGAGAATATTGCCTCGGAACTGGAAAAAAGACTTCAAAAATCTAAAATAGCGGGCAAAACAATCACCCTAAAAATTAAGTATAGCGATTTTACCTTACAGACCCGTAGCAAAACACTGCCCTATTTTATTGCAAGCAAAGACCTTATTTTGGAAACTGCCAAAGAACTGTTGTACCAATCATCTTTAGAAAACTCGGTTCGCTTGTTGGGTATTTCTTTGGCCAACCTCAACACCGAAAAGAAAAAAGAGAGCGAAAAAAAGGAATCGGTACTCGTTCAGCTCAAATTTGATTTTTAA
- the rnc gene encoding ribonuclease III: protein MKLTSKIFNSHPNADGDFFLGIKRILGFKPKNIEIYKTAFLHRSMNKRDDKGNPVNYERLEFLGDSMLGTIISKYLYNEVPEGDEGYLTKMRSKVVSRKHLNELGKDLGLLKFVESRIPKAHFGENIHGNVFEALVGAIYLDKGYNYCEKFIDERVIEPYVDIEQLEGKVISYKSLVIEWCQKEKKPFNYNVYEDTGNDELKHFAVKLTIGDRMLAKARATSKKKAEEKASKRAYFALQSKIENQ, encoded by the coding sequence ATGAAACTTACTTCCAAAATATTCAATTCCCATCCAAACGCGGATGGGGATTTTTTTTTGGGAATCAAAAGAATCCTTGGATTTAAGCCCAAGAACATAGAAATCTACAAGACTGCGTTCCTTCATCGTTCCATGAATAAAAGGGACGATAAGGGAAATCCGGTCAACTATGAACGTTTGGAGTTCTTGGGAGATTCCATGCTGGGAACCATCATTTCAAAATATTTGTACAACGAAGTGCCTGAGGGCGATGAGGGCTATCTCACAAAAATGCGTTCCAAAGTAGTGAGCCGAAAGCACCTGAACGAATTGGGAAAAGACTTAGGACTGTTAAAATTTGTGGAAAGTAGGATTCCCAAAGCACATTTTGGCGAAAACATCCATGGGAATGTTTTTGAAGCACTGGTTGGGGCCATCTATTTGGACAAAGGGTACAATTACTGCGAAAAATTTATTGATGAAAGGGTGATAGAGCCCTACGTGGACATTGAACAATTGGAAGGTAAGGTAATCAGCTACAAGAGTTTGGTGATCGAGTGGTGCCAAAAAGAAAAGAAGCCCTTCAATTACAATGTGTACGAGGATACAGGGAATGATGAGCTTAAACACTTTGCCGTAAAACTTACTATTGGGGATAGAATGTTGGCAAAAGCTAGGGCCACATCCAAGAAAAAGGCAGAAGAAAAGGCATCTAAACGTGCCTATTTTGCATTGCAGAGCAAGATAGAGAACCAGTAA
- a CDS encoding TetR/AcrR family transcriptional regulator, with the protein MQRSDLHQHIITTAGNLFYSQGYNSTGINEIISKCDIAKATLYSHFKSKEDICVAYLNQRHGAFMNSLKDYVNQRTESKSQLLAIFDLLRDMYLEENFQGCWGIKTLGELSPDQTKILNVIQQQKKELLLYLGEVVGDNIANLSKAEAEKISSGLYLLYESAVTESHLFKNDWPIFMAKNIAPLLLTDMDLK; encoded by the coding sequence ATGCAGCGAAGTGATTTACACCAACATATTATTACCACGGCGGGTAATCTTTTTTATTCCCAAGGATACAATTCAACAGGCATCAATGAGATTATATCAAAATGTGATATTGCCAAAGCCACACTGTACAGCCATTTTAAATCCAAGGAGGATATTTGTGTTGCTTATCTTAACCAGCGGCATGGTGCCTTCATGAATAGCTTAAAAGACTATGTAAACCAACGAACAGAAAGTAAAAGCCAACTGCTGGCCATTTTTGACCTTTTGAGGGATATGTACCTTGAAGAAAATTTTCAGGGGTGTTGGGGCATCAAAACGCTTGGGGAACTTTCTCCTGATCAAACCAAGATTCTGAACGTGATCCAGCAACAAAAAAAGGAGTTGCTACTGTATTTAGGAGAGGTCGTCGGAGATAATATTGCCAATTTGTCCAAAGCGGAAGCGGAAAAAATATCGAGCGGTCTTTATCTTTTGTACGAAAGTGCCGTTACCGAGAGCCACTTGTTCAAAAACGACTGGCCCATTTTTATGGCCAAGAACATTGCTCCCTTGCTTCTTACAGACATGGATTTAAAGTAA